The Dokdonia donghaensis DSW-1 DNA window GGGCTAGATATGACAGACGACAGCCTTAAAGGAACACCAAAACGTGTGGCAAAGATGTTTGTAAACGAGATATTTTCTGGTTTACACCCTGATAATAAGCCTAATGTTTCAGTATTTGATAATAATTACAAATACGGAGAGATGCTAGTTGAAAAAAATATTACAGTATACTCTACTTGTGAGCATCACTTACTACCTATAGTAGGTCGTGCACACGTAGCATACATCTCAAACGGAACCGTGGTTGGGCTTAGTAAAATGAATCGCATTGTAGACTACTATGCAAAGCGTCCTCAAGTACAAGAGCGACTCACTATGCAAATCGTGCAAGAATTACAACGAGCTATGGGAACAGAAGATGTAGCCTGTGTTATAGACGCAAAACATCTTTGTGTAAACAGCCGTGGTATACGTGATATAGAAAGTAGCACGGTAACTAGCGAGTTTGGTGGGAAGTTTAAAGAAGAAGCTACACGTAGAGAATTTTTAGACTACATCAAGCTAGACACAGATTTTTAAGAAGCTATAGCTTGCTTATACATACCTATAAAAAAGCGGTTTCTTTTTAGTGACCGCTTTTTGAGTTTTACAATTAAGATATTTACCTTCGTTACACACATAAATAGCACATAAAATGCCTTTATACCAAGATCAAGAACTCACAGTTTACAACTCGCTTTCTGGAAAGAAAGAAATCTTCACACCTCTACTCGAGGGTTATGTAGGTATGTATGTGTGCGGTCCTACGGTATATAGTAATGTACACTTAGGTAATGTGCGCACCTTTATGAGTTTTGATATGATATTTAGGTATCTCAAACACTTAGGTTATAAAGTGCGCTATGTGCGTAATATTACAGATGCTGGTCACCTCACAGATGATGCAGATCAAGGAGAAGATAAGATTGCAAAAAAAGCTAGACTAGAGCAAATTGAGCCTATGGAAGTTGTACAGAAGTACACGCTAGACTTTCACGATATTCTCAATAAATTTAACTTCTTACCTCCTAGTATAGAACCTACAGCTACAGGTCACATCATAGAGCAAATAGAAATAATCAAAAAGATTATAGACAACGGGTATGCTTATGAGAAAAATGGCTCAGTATACTTTGATGTAATAAAATTTAATGAAGACCACGAGTATGGTAAACTTTCTGGCCGCAAGCTAGAAGATATGATTACAAACACTCGTGCCCTTAGTGCGCAAGATGAGAAGAACAATCCTCAAGATTTTGCACTTTGGAAAAAAGCCGAACCTGAGCACATAATGCGCTGGCCTAGCCCGTGGGGTGATGGCTTCCCAGGGTGGCACCTAGAGTGTACTGCAATGAGTACAAAATATCTAGGAGAACAGTTTGATATACACGGTGGTGGTATGGATCTTAAGTTCCCTCATCACGAGTGTGAGATCGCTCAAAACGAAGCCGCTATAGGAACAGAACCTGTAAAGTACTGGCTACACGCAAATATGCTCACTCTTAACGGCCAGAAAATGGCAAAGAGTACTGGTAACAGCATCAACCCAGGTGAGATTTTTACAGGAGATAGTCCCCACTTAACAAAAGGATTTGCGCCTAGCGTTGCACGGTTTTTTATCCTCCAGAGTAGCTACCGCAGCATTATGGACTTCTCAAACGACGCCTTACTAGCGAGTGAAAAAGGTTTTAACAGACTAATGGAAGCGCTCAAGATTGTAAAAAATCTAGACACATCTAAAGAAAGTAGCTTTAATGTAAACGACTGGAAGGCGTCTTGCTACGCCGCGATGAATGACGATTTTAACACTCCGATACTCATTGCACATCTTTTTGATGCAGTAAAGCAAATACACCTTATTAAAGACGGAAAAGCAACTATCACTGCAAGTGATCTTAAGTTATTACTTGAGACGATAAATGCTTTCGTTTTTGACGTACTTGGACTTGAAGACAATAACGCTTTCGCGAAAGCGGACGACTCAAAATTAAGTGGTACCGTAGAGTTACTTATAAAACTTCGTAAAGAAGCGCGTGAAAACAAAGATTTTGCACTAAGCGACAAAATACGAGATGAACTTTTAGAGCTAGGAATTCAACTGAAAGATGGTCGTGAGGGAACTACCTTTACTGTAAACTAATGGCTTCTGCAAAGAAAATAGCAATTGCTCCCTTTTTAGGAATCATCTGGTTTTACCAAAAATTCATCTCCTCGTGGACACCTAGCACCTGCCGCTACTCGCCCACTTGCTCCCATTACACCAAGACAGCTTTACAAAGGCACGGACTTTTAACAGGTGGAAAACTGGCGATAAAACGTATTTTCTCTTGCCATCCTTGGGGTGGCCAAGGATATGATCCTGTGCCAGAAAAAGAACCCTTAAATAATGACTAAAGCTTTTTACTATCTGCCATTAAGGTTTTAACTTGCTTTCCATAATTATAAACACAGCGTCATAAGTACGGTGCTAAAAAGATCAAAATAGAAAATATGTTTGCACTCAAATTTACTTGGAACCCAGTATCTGGATTAGATTTAGGTTTTATCACCATTCATTTTTACAGTTTGATGTTTGTAGTGGCATTTTCATTAGGTTTTTACTTGATGAAAAAGATGTTCATACGTGAGGAGGTAGCTATAGAAAAATTAGATAGTCTTTTTATCTATGCAGTCGTTTCTACTCTTTTAGGAGCACGACTAGGTCACGTATTTTTTTATCAAACAGAGCTTTTATGGGAAGATCCACTATCTGTAATACTTCCGTTTAGGTTTGTTCCAGAATTTGAGTTTACTGGTTTTAGAGGCCTTGCCAGTCACGGTGCTGCCATCGCGACTATATTTGGTCTTTATTTATACAATAAAAAAATCTTACATAAATCTGTGCTATGGATTTTAGACCGCGTAGTTATTACCTGCGCATCTGGAGCCATTTTTGTACGCATAGGTAACTTTTTAAACTCAGAAATGGTGGGTAAGATTACAGATGGTCCACTAGGCATACAGTTTGTGCAAGACGAGATTTCTGAGCGACGTGCTGTAGGCCTTACAAACATACAAAACCCAAAAAAGGCATATCAAGCCCTTACTGAAGATCCACAATTTTCCGAAATAATAAGTAGTATTCCTTACCGATACCCGGGGCAACTTATGGAAGCATTTGGCTATGTATTTGTATTTATCATATTATACCTTTTATACTGGAAAACTGAGGCGCGTAAAAAACCTGGATTCTTGTTTGGATTATTTTTACTTCTTCTTATGACAGTGCGCCTTGTGGTCGAAAACTTTAAGAGAGAACAAGTAGAAGGTAGAGAGGACTGGATATTTAACCTTAATACAGGACAGGTATTGAGTATTCCCTTTATCCTTATTGGACTCTACTTTGTTATTACCGCATTTACTAAAAAACCTATTAATGAAACTAATTAAACCCTTTACGCTATCACTCGCTGCCTTATTAACATTAAGTAGTTGTAATAATACTAGTGGCTCTGATAAAGTAATAACTATGGAGACTCCCGCATTTAATAAAGAGGGAGAATTATCACTATATAAAGCTTCTGGCAAACTTATAAGAACAATAGATGTAGAAGTAGCAGATACTGCCTTTGAGCAAGAAACAGATCTCAAAAATAGAGACCTCTTAAAAGCCCATCAAGGTATGTTATTCTTGTACCCAGAAGAGGATTTACGTGGGTACTTTATGAAAGACATACGCTACCCACTAGATATTATATTTATAAATAGAGATAATAGAATCGTGAGCTTTGCAGAGAATACAACTCCTCTAGATGATAGTACATTTTTACCTTCTCAAGTACCAGCACAACTCGTATTAAAAATAAATGGAGGTCTATCTGAAGAATGGGTTATAGAAGTAGGCGACTATGTAGAATGGAAATTTACTAACTAATATGATTTTAACACCCACTAGTTACAATAAAGTACTACTTTAAAATAAATCACATAATAAATCCTCCTATCAAACTTTTGATAGGAGGATTTATTTTTATACTTCTTTCTGTAGATAAAGCACAAAAAACCCGTCTCAATAAATGAGACGGGTTTTGAACTATCTTGAAGTAAAACTTATTTCTTAGCTAAGAAATCGTTTACTTGATCTGGAGACATTACTGACTCAACAAAAGTATAAGCTCCAGTTTTTGGAGATTTTACCATTTTGATCGCTTTAGTTAAACGCTTTGATCCTGTCTGTAACGATGCAACTGATTTCTTTGCCATAA harbors:
- the yidD gene encoding membrane protein insertion efficiency factor YidD, which gives rise to MASAKKIAIAPFLGIIWFYQKFISSWTPSTCRYSPTCSHYTKTALQRHGLLTGGKLAIKRIFSCHPWGGQGYDPVPEKEPLNND
- the cysS gene encoding cysteine--tRNA ligase — its product is MPLYQDQELTVYNSLSGKKEIFTPLLEGYVGMYVCGPTVYSNVHLGNVRTFMSFDMIFRYLKHLGYKVRYVRNITDAGHLTDDADQGEDKIAKKARLEQIEPMEVVQKYTLDFHDILNKFNFLPPSIEPTATGHIIEQIEIIKKIIDNGYAYEKNGSVYFDVIKFNEDHEYGKLSGRKLEDMITNTRALSAQDEKNNPQDFALWKKAEPEHIMRWPSPWGDGFPGWHLECTAMSTKYLGEQFDIHGGGMDLKFPHHECEIAQNEAAIGTEPVKYWLHANMLTLNGQKMAKSTGNSINPGEIFTGDSPHLTKGFAPSVARFFILQSSYRSIMDFSNDALLASEKGFNRLMEALKIVKNLDTSKESSFNVNDWKASCYAAMNDDFNTPILIAHLFDAVKQIHLIKDGKATITASDLKLLLETINAFVFDVLGLEDNNAFAKADDSKLSGTVELLIKLRKEARENKDFALSDKIRDELLELGIQLKDGREGTTFTVN
- the folE gene encoding GTP cyclohydrolase I FolE encodes the protein MKTELERQLDQIEAIGDDHIGTSAVTPLRADAFEMSNADKLVSIQKDVAHIMETLGLDMTDDSLKGTPKRVAKMFVNEIFSGLHPDNKPNVSVFDNNYKYGEMLVEKNITVYSTCEHHLLPIVGRAHVAYISNGTVVGLSKMNRIVDYYAKRPQVQERLTMQIVQELQRAMGTEDVACVIDAKHLCVNSRGIRDIESSTVTSEFGGKFKEEATRREFLDYIKLDTDF
- the lgt gene encoding prolipoprotein diacylglyceryl transferase; translation: MFALKFTWNPVSGLDLGFITIHFYSLMFVVAFSLGFYLMKKMFIREEVAIEKLDSLFIYAVVSTLLGARLGHVFFYQTELLWEDPLSVILPFRFVPEFEFTGFRGLASHGAAIATIFGLYLYNKKILHKSVLWILDRVVITCASGAIFVRIGNFLNSEMVGKITDGPLGIQFVQDEISERRAVGLTNIQNPKKAYQALTEDPQFSEIISSIPYRYPGQLMEAFGYVFVFIILYLLYWKTEARKKPGFLFGLFLLLLMTVRLVVENFKREQVEGREDWIFNLNTGQVLSIPFILIGLYFVITAFTKKPINETN
- a CDS encoding DUF192 domain-containing protein; translation: MKLIKPFTLSLAALLTLSSCNNTSGSDKVITMETPAFNKEGELSLYKASGKLIRTIDVEVADTAFEQETDLKNRDLLKAHQGMLFLYPEEDLRGYFMKDIRYPLDIIFINRDNRIVSFAENTTPLDDSTFLPSQVPAQLVLKINGGLSEEWVIEVGDYVEWKFTN
- a CDS encoding DUF4295 domain-containing protein, giving the protein MAKKSVASLQTGSKRLTKAIKMVKSPKTGAYTFVESVMSPDQVNDFLAKK